The following coding sequences lie in one Chelmon rostratus isolate fCheRos1 chromosome 2, fCheRos1.pri, whole genome shotgun sequence genomic window:
- the LOC121620956 gene encoding RNA-binding protein 6 isoform X2: MWDGPGPGQGPRGGPPFRGDRRGEMFGGRDRPMPDFRGRDGMNMGHMGPRPLDLPPMDMRRMDGPPMRGRDMDPREMRGREPNRDFFRPGEEPDFSLRRHYETSIRDKLMNSTGFPGPGRNSGDMGGRGMPPREPNSRFMDMRDRESFHYDMPQFNNPNIGGRRGGFHMDRMERNDGFRDMRDRPPMGIGDADRYDMDLTPHERRMMDTDRRGGPPFNPKGGFDSDTDFRNRLGPSAEFRGRDRSPLRFGNSDISPADRARSDMPSDVAGPQRSEFMGAEDKLREREYPDSSGSPLMDYRSGEEMTLAEEWKNRRKDKNPFLNMGKGMGSVPEPNFPVAFGRDVNARNPPPFQERDRPSVEFPAKDVGFPHGDRFPAIDLPSIGSKGPQDHPLPEISPLIGPLGRENENKHWLGERDPKHSQNKSNRDERPPYHKEKNQPSHDAHVPSDCFKGLKDIPHNQGPARGKMGAERDFQSSSTVQARDQDYRDIDYRTGSGRAFDYKREVLQTPEKLIKESKPIAPSKFSESGSQDQDYRSASVEDKVSNTISIIGIPKTATMEQILGAFAVRDGVPMQGMKIKNVVPGYSYDTAYVEFLNLEDAVHFMESNKGSLKVGTSTTSMKYIQPDERERSVHESDHKVPQLQEPQLPRPDEPVKELKTNLNGSKPKGPVEPLSHSQWQRSSDLTPEAWQQQVDQQLQQQETEQQAEPWGSHNPPHQNLHQPDSIFKDSKTMIIKNVKPTTTVETILKALDPFAYLDERNVRLVKAKPPGAKCFCFVDMDSHEQVTRLVELLTKPRPLYIDGVRVYAEVAKPLKNQNFRKDFDKPNSSILGYPPDASIMGQLQQYPQPPQYLPPLQPPASTPAGMQVSPFVSAGDLMAGSANPALSTDPSIVQGVGYGETPAVDQSYEAGGPHVPTESAGMTVSMDGTQTYMYGSEIPDMTNYLYDATSGFYYDPETTLYYDPSSRYFYNAQTQEYLYWDAVSKTYIPVPGGSSAETQPGNMTAEDQAILSNPAADAPLDMKKLPLVPNLTGGAQTPVPASAADAAPTSTAPEKKDDDDSGKKDKEEKPRSLAAVKIMKDMERWAKIQNRQKESVRAASPVLKGGMDDDRRQSKSADAGFAIFERKNSGADDLFKKPLAPPKKDEKSKRPMGSLGLLASDYAAGSDEEVEEDKEEAAKSSHSGSSEEKDNKLTDWKKMACLLCRRQFPNKDALIRHQQLSDLHKQNMEIHLKIKRSKKELEALENQEKELSARETPRSPEQKRRKHHYQQPQHHNTWAGSSREKVSDRPGLGAEPAPRKKKEPVVWDHATYKQAVRKAMFARFKELE; the protein is encoded by the exons ATGTGGGATGGACCAGGGCCAGGTCAAGGACCGCGGGGAGGACCACCCTTTCG TGGGGATCGTCGTGGAGAAATGTTTGGTGGCAGAGATCGTCCCATGCCTGATTTTAGAGGAAGAGATGGGATGAACATGGGTCATATGGGTCCAAGACCTCTAGATCTACCACCTATGGACATGAGGAGAATGGATGGGCCACCCATGAGGGGGCGTGATATGGACCCACGTGAAATGCGAGGTAGAGAGCCAAACAGAGATTTTTTCAGACCTGGAGAAGAGCCAGACTTCAGTCTCAGAAGGCACTATGAAACTAgcatcagagacaaactgatgaaTTCTACTGGTTTCCCGGGACCAGGCAGGAACTCAGGAGATATGGGAGGGAGGGGTATGCCACCACGGGAACCAAACAGCAGATTTATGgacatgagagacagagagtcatTTCATTATGACATGCCACAGTTCAACAATCCCAATATTGGTGGAAGAAGAGGGGGGTTTCATATGGACAGAATGGAGCGAAATGATGGATTCAGGGACATGCGTGACAGGCCCCCAATGGGCATTGGTGACGCGGATCGCTATGATATGGACTTAACTCCGCATGAAAGGAGAATGATGGACACTGACAGAAGAGGAGGGCCACCTTTCAATCCAAAAGGTGGCTTTGATTCTGATACTGATTTCAGAAATCGTCTTGGGCCGTCAGCTGAATTTAGAGGTAGGGATCGATCTCCGTTAAGATTTGGAAACAGTGATATTTCTCCAGCGGACAGGGCAAGATCAGACATGCCTTCAGATGTTGCTGGCCCTCAGAGATCAGAGTTTATGGGTGCAGAGGACaaactcagagagagagaatatccAGATTCAAGTGGCAGTCCCCTCATGGATTATCGAAGTGGTGAAGAGATGACTCTTGCAGAGGAATGGAAGAACCGTCGGAAGGACAAGAACCCGTTCTTAAACATGGGTAAAGGTATGGGAAGTGTACCCGAACCCAACTTCCCTGTTGCTTTTGGTAGAGATGTGAATGCTAGAAATCCACCACCATTTCAGGAAAGGGATCGACCATCTGTTGAATTCCCAGCGAAAGATGTTGGCTTTCCTCATGGTGACCGCTTCCCTGCTATTGATCTACCATCAATTGGCAGCAAAGGTCCACAAGACCATCCACTACCGGAAATAAGCCCACTTATTGGCCCTCttgggagagaaaatgagaataaaCATTGGCTTGGGGAAAGGGACCCCAAGCATAGTCAGAATAAATCAAATCGTGACGAAAGGCCCCCGTACCATAAAGAGAAGAATCAGCCCTCACATGATGCTCATGTGCCAAGTGACTGCTTTAAAGGGTTGAAAGATATCCCACACAATCAAGGACCTGCCAGGGGTAAGATGGGGGCCGAACGGGATTTccaaagcagcagcactgtACAGGCAAGAGACCAAGACTACAGGGACATAGATTACAGAACAGGGTCTGGGAGAGCTTTTGATTACAAACGTGAAGTGCTTCAGACACCAGAGAAGCTCATCAAAGAGTCTAAACCAATTGCACCTTCAAAATTTAGTGAGTCCGGTTCTCAG GATCAAGATTACAGAAGTGCATCAGTGGAGGACAAAGTTTCCAATACCATATCCATAATTGGTATTCCAAAGACGGCCACAATGGAGCAG attctTGGTGCCTTTGCAGTCCGTGATGGTGTGCCAATGCAGGGGATGAAAATCAAAAATGTTGTGCCAG GTTACAGCTACGATACGGCCTATGTGGAGTTTTTAAACCTCGAGGATGCAGTCCACTTCATGGAGTCCAACAAG GGGTCCCTAAAGGTTGGCACTAGCACAACATCCATGAAGTACATCCAGCCGGACGAGCGAGAAAGAAGTGTTCAT GAGTCAGATCACAAAGTACCTCAACTCCAGGAGCCCCAGTTGCCCAGACCAGATGAGCCTGTAAAAGAGTTGAAGACCAACTTGAATGGGTCCAAACCAAAAGGGCCTGTGGAGCCATTGTCCCACAGCCAGTGGCAGCGTAGCTCTGACCTGACTCCAGAGGCCTGGCAGCAACAGGTGGACCAACAGCTCCAACAGcaagaaacagagcagcaggcagagccTTGGGGCAGCCACAACCCACCTCATCAGAACTTACACCAGCCTGACTCCATTTTTAAAGACAGCAAAA CCATGATCATAAAAAATGTGAAGCCCACCACCACAGTAGAAACTATCCTGAAAGCCTTGGATCCCTTCGCATATCTGGATGAAAGAAACGTTCGTCTAGTCAAGGCCAAGCCACCAGGAGCCAAGTGCTTCTGCTTTGTTGACATGGACTCCCATGAG caAGTGACACGTCTGGTTGAGCTCCTCACTAAACCCAGACCCCTTTATATTGATGGAGTCAGAGTTTATGCTGAGGTTGCAAAACCCCTCAAAAACCAAAA tttcagaaaaGACTTTGATAAACCAAACAGTTCCATTCTTGGGTATCCACCTGATGCTAGCATTATGGGG cagctgcagcagtaccCACAACCTCCACAGTACTTGCCGCCTCTGCAGCCACCAGCTAGTACCCCCGCTGGAATGCAAG TCTCACCATTTGTGTCAGCAGGTGACTTGATGGCTGGCAGTGCTAATCCTGCTCTGTCAACAGACCCCAGCATTGTACAG GGAGTTGGCTATGGTGAGACTCCAGCGGTGGATCAGTCATATGAGGCTGGTGGTCCCCATGTGCCCACAGAATCGGCTGGGATGACAGTGAGCATGGACGGAACACAGACCTACATGTATG GCTCTGAGATTCCTGACATGACCAACTACTTGTACGATGCCACATCAGGCTTCTACTACGATCCTGAGACGACACTGTACTACGACCCAAGCTCGAGG TATTTCTACAACGCTCAAACCCAAGAGTACTTGTACTGGGATGCTGTGTCAAAGACCTACATCCCAGTTCCAGGAGGATCCTCTGCAGAGACCCAGCCTGGGAACATGACCGCTGAAGACCAGGCCATTCTTTCCAACCCAGCAGCAGATGCTCCTCTGGACATGAAGAAACTGCCATTGGTGCCTAACCTCACCGGAGGAGCTCAGACACCAGTTCCTGCGTCTGCTGCAGATGCCGCCCCGACTTCGACAGCTCCAGAGAAGAAGGACGACGACGACTCCGGTAAAAAGGACAAAGAAGAGAAGCCGAGAAGTCTCGCTGCTGTCAAG ATCATGAAAGATATGGAGCGCTGGGCAAAGATCCAGAATCGTCAGAAGGAAAGTGTTCGTGCCGCATCACCAGTGCTGAAGGGTGGAATGGACGATGATAGGAGGCAGTCCAAATCCGCTGACGCTGGCTTTGCTATCTTTGAGAGGAAG AACTCAGGTGCAGATGATCTTTTTAAGAAGCCCCTTGCTCCTCCTAAGAAAGATGAAAAGTCAAAG CGTCCCATGGGCTCCTTGGGCCTGCTGGCATCAGACTATGCAGCTGGAAGTGATGAAGAGGTGGAAGAAGATAAGGAGGAGGCGGCTAAAAGCAGTCACAGCGGTTCGTCTGAAGAAAAGGACAACAAGCTGACGGACTGGAAGAAGATGGCCTGCCTGCTGTGTAGGAGACAGTTCCCCAACAAGGACGCTCTGATCCGCCACCAGCAGCTTTCTGACCTGCACAAA CAAAATATGGAGATCCACCTTAAGATCAAGAGGTCAAAGAAGGAGCTAGAAGCACTGGAGAACCAGGAAAAAGAA CTAAGTGCCAGAGAAACTCCCAGGTCAccagaacagaaaagaagaaaacaccaTTACCAACAGCCGCAGCATCATAATACCTGGGCTGGAAGCTCCAG AGAGAAAGTCAGCGACAGACCTGGTTTAGGAGCTGAGCCTGCCCCG aggaagaagaaagagccGGTCGTTTGGGACCATGCCACCTACAAACAAGCAGTACGCAAGGCCATGTTTGCACGGTTTAAGGAACTCGAGTGA
- the LOC121620956 gene encoding RNA-binding protein 6 isoform X1, with translation MWDGPGPGQGPRGGPPFRGDRRGEMFGGRDRPMPDFRGRDGMNMGHMGPRPLDLPPMDMRRMDGPPMRGRDMDPREMRGREPNRDFFRPGEEPDFSLRRHYETSIRDKLMNSTGFPGPGRNSGDMGGRGMPPREPNSRFMDMRDRESFHYDMPQFNNPNIGGRRGGFHMDRMERNDGFRDMRDRPPMGIGDADRYDMDLTPHERRMMDTDRRGGPPFNPKGGFDSDTDFRNRLGPSAEFRGRDRSPLRFGNSDISPADRARSDMPSDVAGPQRSEFMGAEDKLREREYPDSSGSPLMDYRSGEEMTLAEEWKNRRKDKNPFLNMGKGMGSVPEPNFPVAFGRDVNARNPPPFQERDRPSVEFPAKDVGFPHGDRFPAIDLPSIGSKGPQDHPLPEISPLIGPLGRENENKHWLGERDPKHSQNKSNRDERPPYHKEKNQPSHDAHVPSDCFKGLKDIPHNQGPARGKMGAERDFQSSSTVQARDQDYRDIDYRTGSGRAFDYKREVLQTPEKLIKESKPIAPSKFSESGSQDQDYRSASVEDKVSNTISIIGIPKTATMEQILGAFAVRDGVPMQGMKIKNVVPGYSYDTAYVEFLNLEDAVHFMESNKGSLKVGTSTTSMKYIQPDERERSVHESDHKVPQLQEPQLPRPDEPVKELKTNLNGSKPKGPVEPLSHSQWQRSSDLTPEAWQQQVDQQLQQQETEQQAEPWGSHNPPHQNLHQPDSIFKDSKTMIIKNVKPTTTVETILKALDPFAYLDERNVRLVKAKPPGAKCFCFVDMDSHEQVTRLVELLTKPRPLYIDGVRVYAEVAKPLKNQNFRKDFDKPNSSILGYPPDASIMGQLQQYPQPPQYLPPLQPPASTPAGMQVSPFVSAGDLMAGSANPALSTDPSIVQGVGYGETPAVDQSYEAGGPHVPTESAGMTVSMDGTQTYMYGSEIPDMTNYLYDATSGFYYDPETTLYYDPSSRYFYNAQTQEYLYWDAVSKTYIPVPGGSSAETQPGNMTAEDQAILSNPAADAPLDMKKLPLVPNLTGGAQTPVPASAADAAPTSTAPEKKDDDDSGKKDKEEKPRSLAAVKIMKDMERWAKIQNRQKESVRAASPVLKGGMDDDRRQSKSADAGFAIFERKNSGADDLFKKPLAPPKKDEKSKRPMGSLGLLASDYAAGSDEEVEEDKEEAAKSSHSGSSEEKDNKLTDWKKMACLLCRRQFPNKDALIRHQQLSDLHKQNMEIHLKIKRSKKELEALENQEKELSARETPRSPEQKRRKHHYQQPQHHNTWAGSSREKVSDRPGLGAEPAPQRKKKEPVVWDHATYKQAVRKAMFARFKELE, from the exons ATGTGGGATGGACCAGGGCCAGGTCAAGGACCGCGGGGAGGACCACCCTTTCG TGGGGATCGTCGTGGAGAAATGTTTGGTGGCAGAGATCGTCCCATGCCTGATTTTAGAGGAAGAGATGGGATGAACATGGGTCATATGGGTCCAAGACCTCTAGATCTACCACCTATGGACATGAGGAGAATGGATGGGCCACCCATGAGGGGGCGTGATATGGACCCACGTGAAATGCGAGGTAGAGAGCCAAACAGAGATTTTTTCAGACCTGGAGAAGAGCCAGACTTCAGTCTCAGAAGGCACTATGAAACTAgcatcagagacaaactgatgaaTTCTACTGGTTTCCCGGGACCAGGCAGGAACTCAGGAGATATGGGAGGGAGGGGTATGCCACCACGGGAACCAAACAGCAGATTTATGgacatgagagacagagagtcatTTCATTATGACATGCCACAGTTCAACAATCCCAATATTGGTGGAAGAAGAGGGGGGTTTCATATGGACAGAATGGAGCGAAATGATGGATTCAGGGACATGCGTGACAGGCCCCCAATGGGCATTGGTGACGCGGATCGCTATGATATGGACTTAACTCCGCATGAAAGGAGAATGATGGACACTGACAGAAGAGGAGGGCCACCTTTCAATCCAAAAGGTGGCTTTGATTCTGATACTGATTTCAGAAATCGTCTTGGGCCGTCAGCTGAATTTAGAGGTAGGGATCGATCTCCGTTAAGATTTGGAAACAGTGATATTTCTCCAGCGGACAGGGCAAGATCAGACATGCCTTCAGATGTTGCTGGCCCTCAGAGATCAGAGTTTATGGGTGCAGAGGACaaactcagagagagagaatatccAGATTCAAGTGGCAGTCCCCTCATGGATTATCGAAGTGGTGAAGAGATGACTCTTGCAGAGGAATGGAAGAACCGTCGGAAGGACAAGAACCCGTTCTTAAACATGGGTAAAGGTATGGGAAGTGTACCCGAACCCAACTTCCCTGTTGCTTTTGGTAGAGATGTGAATGCTAGAAATCCACCACCATTTCAGGAAAGGGATCGACCATCTGTTGAATTCCCAGCGAAAGATGTTGGCTTTCCTCATGGTGACCGCTTCCCTGCTATTGATCTACCATCAATTGGCAGCAAAGGTCCACAAGACCATCCACTACCGGAAATAAGCCCACTTATTGGCCCTCttgggagagaaaatgagaataaaCATTGGCTTGGGGAAAGGGACCCCAAGCATAGTCAGAATAAATCAAATCGTGACGAAAGGCCCCCGTACCATAAAGAGAAGAATCAGCCCTCACATGATGCTCATGTGCCAAGTGACTGCTTTAAAGGGTTGAAAGATATCCCACACAATCAAGGACCTGCCAGGGGTAAGATGGGGGCCGAACGGGATTTccaaagcagcagcactgtACAGGCAAGAGACCAAGACTACAGGGACATAGATTACAGAACAGGGTCTGGGAGAGCTTTTGATTACAAACGTGAAGTGCTTCAGACACCAGAGAAGCTCATCAAAGAGTCTAAACCAATTGCACCTTCAAAATTTAGTGAGTCCGGTTCTCAG GATCAAGATTACAGAAGTGCATCAGTGGAGGACAAAGTTTCCAATACCATATCCATAATTGGTATTCCAAAGACGGCCACAATGGAGCAG attctTGGTGCCTTTGCAGTCCGTGATGGTGTGCCAATGCAGGGGATGAAAATCAAAAATGTTGTGCCAG GTTACAGCTACGATACGGCCTATGTGGAGTTTTTAAACCTCGAGGATGCAGTCCACTTCATGGAGTCCAACAAG GGGTCCCTAAAGGTTGGCACTAGCACAACATCCATGAAGTACATCCAGCCGGACGAGCGAGAAAGAAGTGTTCAT GAGTCAGATCACAAAGTACCTCAACTCCAGGAGCCCCAGTTGCCCAGACCAGATGAGCCTGTAAAAGAGTTGAAGACCAACTTGAATGGGTCCAAACCAAAAGGGCCTGTGGAGCCATTGTCCCACAGCCAGTGGCAGCGTAGCTCTGACCTGACTCCAGAGGCCTGGCAGCAACAGGTGGACCAACAGCTCCAACAGcaagaaacagagcagcaggcagagccTTGGGGCAGCCACAACCCACCTCATCAGAACTTACACCAGCCTGACTCCATTTTTAAAGACAGCAAAA CCATGATCATAAAAAATGTGAAGCCCACCACCACAGTAGAAACTATCCTGAAAGCCTTGGATCCCTTCGCATATCTGGATGAAAGAAACGTTCGTCTAGTCAAGGCCAAGCCACCAGGAGCCAAGTGCTTCTGCTTTGTTGACATGGACTCCCATGAG caAGTGACACGTCTGGTTGAGCTCCTCACTAAACCCAGACCCCTTTATATTGATGGAGTCAGAGTTTATGCTGAGGTTGCAAAACCCCTCAAAAACCAAAA tttcagaaaaGACTTTGATAAACCAAACAGTTCCATTCTTGGGTATCCACCTGATGCTAGCATTATGGGG cagctgcagcagtaccCACAACCTCCACAGTACTTGCCGCCTCTGCAGCCACCAGCTAGTACCCCCGCTGGAATGCAAG TCTCACCATTTGTGTCAGCAGGTGACTTGATGGCTGGCAGTGCTAATCCTGCTCTGTCAACAGACCCCAGCATTGTACAG GGAGTTGGCTATGGTGAGACTCCAGCGGTGGATCAGTCATATGAGGCTGGTGGTCCCCATGTGCCCACAGAATCGGCTGGGATGACAGTGAGCATGGACGGAACACAGACCTACATGTATG GCTCTGAGATTCCTGACATGACCAACTACTTGTACGATGCCACATCAGGCTTCTACTACGATCCTGAGACGACACTGTACTACGACCCAAGCTCGAGG TATTTCTACAACGCTCAAACCCAAGAGTACTTGTACTGGGATGCTGTGTCAAAGACCTACATCCCAGTTCCAGGAGGATCCTCTGCAGAGACCCAGCCTGGGAACATGACCGCTGAAGACCAGGCCATTCTTTCCAACCCAGCAGCAGATGCTCCTCTGGACATGAAGAAACTGCCATTGGTGCCTAACCTCACCGGAGGAGCTCAGACACCAGTTCCTGCGTCTGCTGCAGATGCCGCCCCGACTTCGACAGCTCCAGAGAAGAAGGACGACGACGACTCCGGTAAAAAGGACAAAGAAGAGAAGCCGAGAAGTCTCGCTGCTGTCAAG ATCATGAAAGATATGGAGCGCTGGGCAAAGATCCAGAATCGTCAGAAGGAAAGTGTTCGTGCCGCATCACCAGTGCTGAAGGGTGGAATGGACGATGATAGGAGGCAGTCCAAATCCGCTGACGCTGGCTTTGCTATCTTTGAGAGGAAG AACTCAGGTGCAGATGATCTTTTTAAGAAGCCCCTTGCTCCTCCTAAGAAAGATGAAAAGTCAAAG CGTCCCATGGGCTCCTTGGGCCTGCTGGCATCAGACTATGCAGCTGGAAGTGATGAAGAGGTGGAAGAAGATAAGGAGGAGGCGGCTAAAAGCAGTCACAGCGGTTCGTCTGAAGAAAAGGACAACAAGCTGACGGACTGGAAGAAGATGGCCTGCCTGCTGTGTAGGAGACAGTTCCCCAACAAGGACGCTCTGATCCGCCACCAGCAGCTTTCTGACCTGCACAAA CAAAATATGGAGATCCACCTTAAGATCAAGAGGTCAAAGAAGGAGCTAGAAGCACTGGAGAACCAGGAAAAAGAA CTAAGTGCCAGAGAAACTCCCAGGTCAccagaacagaaaagaagaaaacaccaTTACCAACAGCCGCAGCATCATAATACCTGGGCTGGAAGCTCCAG AGAGAAAGTCAGCGACAGACCTGGTTTAGGAGCTGAGCCTGCCCCG cagaggaagaagaaagagccGGTCGTTTGGGACCATGCCACCTACAAACAAGCAGTACGCAAGGCCATGTTTGCACGGTTTAAGGAACTCGAGTGA